In Diaphorobacter ruginosibacter, the genomic stretch AGCTCTACGCCACCGGAACGCTGGCCACCATCGAAGAGCTGCAATCGCCGCAGGCGGGGTTGCTGGCCGTGCGCTGCAAGGGAGGCGACCGTTTCCAGATCGTGGAGCAGCGCCTGCTCGGTCACGGCCTGTGGGTCGCCGACGTGCGCATCATCCCGGCCGACCAGTCCGTGGCCATTCCACAGGAACTGCAGTACTGCGCCGACCTGCTGGCCACGGCCCTGCACTCGCTTCGTGAGCGCGCCCCGGAGACCGTGGGCATCACGCCCGATGCGGAACAACTGAACGACTGCGCCTGGGTCTCCAACCGCTGGTGCGAACTGCTGCCGTTGCCGCTCGAGCTCAAGCAGCGTCTGATGTCGCTGGACAATCCGCTGGCCCGGCTTGAACTGGTCAGCGACGTGCTCGAGAAGACCGGCATCTCGCGGTAGACGCCCTTCCCGGCCCGGCCGCCCAACACGCAAAAAAAGATACGCGACAAGCGATATGCCGCCGCGCTCCTGATCACACGCCGCGCGGGCGATACTCGGGCACGTAGCCGTGCAGGCCGTCGCGCAGCACGGCGGGCACGGGCGCTGCGCCAAGCCGCACGATCCATTCCTGCAACGACCTCGCATCGAGCGTCGCAACGGTGTGGGCCTCCTGGCGCACCACACGCAATTGGGGATGGCTGGTGGCCGAGGTGGTCTCATCATTCGCCAGCCATTCCTCAAACAGCTTCTCGCCGGGGCGCAGGCCTGTGAAGACGATCGGCACCTCCGTCTCGGTGCGGCCCGACAGGCGGATCAGCAGGCGCGCCAGCTCCACGATCTTCACGGGCTCGCCCATGTCGAGCACATAGATCTGGCCCGACTGCCCGAGGCGCCCGGCCTGCACCACCAGTTGCGCGGCTTCGGGGATGGTCATGAAGTAACGCACGATCTCCGGATGCGTGACCGTGACCGGGCCGCCGCGCGCAATCTGGGAGGTGAACAACGGCACGACCGAGCCGCTCGACCCCAGCACGTTGCCGAAGCGCACGGCGACGTATTCCGTGGAGGGATACTGCGCGGCCATGGTCTGCACCACGCGCTCGGCCAGCCGCTTGCTGGCGCCCATGATGCTCGTGGGATTCACCGCCTTGTCGGTGGACACCAGCACGAAGCGCCGTGCACCGCACTCGCCCGCCACGCGTGCGACATTGAGTGTTCCCAGCACGTTGGTGCGCAGCGCCTCGATCT encodes the following:
- a CDS encoding LON peptidase substrate-binding domain-containing protein — translated: MSQQLTLSSLPLFPLNTVLFPGGELALRVFEVRYLDMVRKCHHAGAPFGVVALSSGSEVRKAGAPEEQLYATGTLATIEELQSPQAGLLAVRCKGGDRFQIVEQRLLGHGLWVADVRIIPADQSVAIPQELQYCADLLATALHSLRERAPETVGITPDAEQLNDCAWVSNRWCELLPLPLELKQRLMSLDNPLARLELVSDVLEKTGISR